A single window of Streptomyces cathayae DNA harbors:
- a CDS encoding SIR2 family NAD-dependent protein deacylase produces MSKPLVALLSGAGVSTDSGIPDYRGPNGLWRRDPEAEKLVTYAYYMGDPDIRRRSWQMRRKNRALAAEPNAAHRAVAELERSGVPVRVITQNVDGLHQLAGMPARKVLELHGTVRGVVCTHCHARSPMEDALARVEAGEEDPPCLVCGGILKSATVMFGERLDPVVLGDALAISKACTVFIAVGTSLQVHPAAGLAGVAADHGARLVIVNAEPTPYDDRADEIIREPIGTALPALLGRIAA; encoded by the coding sequence ATGAGCAAGCCCCTCGTCGCCCTTCTCAGCGGTGCCGGCGTCAGCACCGACTCCGGGATCCCCGACTACCGAGGCCCGAACGGGCTGTGGCGGCGGGATCCGGAGGCCGAGAAGCTCGTGACGTACGCGTACTACATGGGCGACCCGGACATCCGCCGCCGGTCCTGGCAGATGCGGCGCAAGAACCGCGCGCTCGCGGCCGAGCCGAACGCCGCGCACCGGGCCGTGGCCGAGCTGGAGCGGTCCGGGGTGCCGGTGCGGGTGATCACGCAGAACGTGGACGGGCTGCACCAGCTCGCCGGCATGCCGGCCCGCAAGGTGCTCGAGCTGCACGGCACGGTACGCGGTGTGGTGTGCACTCACTGCCATGCCCGAAGCCCCATGGAGGACGCGCTCGCCCGGGTCGAGGCCGGCGAGGAGGACCCGCCGTGCCTGGTGTGCGGCGGGATCCTCAAGTCGGCGACGGTGATGTTCGGCGAGCGGCTCGACCCCGTGGTGCTCGGCGACGCACTCGCGATCAGCAAGGCCTGCACCGTCTTCATCGCCGTCGGCACCAGCCTCCAGGTCCATCCCGCCGCCGGCCTCGCGGGCGTCGCCGCCGACCACGGCGCCCGGCTCGTCATCGTCAACGCCGAGCCGACGCCCTACGACGACCGCGCCGACGAGATCATCCGGGAGCCGATCGGCACGGCCCTGCCCGCGCTGCTCGGCCGGATCGCGGCCTAG
- a CDS encoding methylated-DNA--[protein]-cysteine S-methyltransferase: protein MKQHTVIDSPYGPLTLVAEDGVLCGLYMTDQRHRPREETFGDRDDTVCPAAKEQLKAYFAGESKEFTLELRLHGTPFQRRVWEQLTRIPYGETRSYGQLADALGNPQASRAVGLANGRNPIGIIVPCHRVIGASGGLTGYGGGLARKQRLLDFERGTALF, encoded by the coding sequence ATGAAACAGCACACTGTGATCGACAGCCCCTACGGCCCCCTGACGCTCGTCGCCGAGGACGGCGTCCTGTGCGGCCTCTACATGACCGACCAGCGCCACCGCCCCCGGGAGGAGACCTTCGGAGACCGAGACGACACCGTCTGCCCCGCGGCGAAGGAACAGCTGAAGGCCTACTTCGCGGGCGAGTCGAAGGAGTTCACCCTCGAACTGCGCCTGCACGGCACCCCGTTCCAGCGCCGCGTCTGGGAGCAGCTGACACGCATCCCGTACGGCGAGACCCGTTCCTACGGACAGCTCGCCGATGCCCTCGGCAACCCCCAGGCCTCCCGCGCGGTCGGCCTCGCCAACGGCCGCAACCCGATCGGCATCATCGTCCCCTGTCACCGCGTCATCGGTGCGAGCGGAGGCCTCACCGGCTACGGCGGAGGCCTGGCGCGCAAGCAGCGTCTGCTGGACTTCGAGCGGGGGACGGCCCTGTTCTGA
- a CDS encoding AlkA N-terminal domain-containing protein: MQKGMHTDTERCVRAVRSKDARFDGWFFTAVLTTGIYCRPSCPAVPPKPENMVFQPSAAACQQAGFRACKRCRPDTSPGSPEWNQRADAVARAMRLIADGTVDREGVPGLAARLGYSTRQVERQLLAELGAGPLALARAQRAQTARLLIETTALPMTEIAFAAGFSSVRSFNDTVREVFALAPSDLRARAPRRTPGTPTSAPGGTPGALSLRLPFRAPLNPDNLFGHLAATAVPGVEEWRDGAYRRTLRLPYGHGVVALAPRPDHIACRLTLTDPRDLTVAISRCRRLLDLDADPVAVDDRLRTDPVLAPLVDKAPGRRVPRTVDEAEFALRAVLGQQVSTAAARTHAARLVVAHGEPVDDPDPEGGLTHLFPSPEALADLDPETLAMPRTRRTTFTTLVRRLADGDLRLGVGSDWPETREKLLALPGFGPWTADVIALRALGDPDAFLPTDLGIRRAARELGLPSTPAALTARAAAWRPWRAYAVQYLWATDDHPINFLPA; the protein is encoded by the coding sequence ATGCAGAAGGGGATGCACACCGACACCGAACGCTGCGTGCGGGCCGTCCGGTCCAAGGACGCGCGGTTCGACGGCTGGTTCTTCACCGCCGTCCTGACCACCGGCATCTACTGCCGGCCCAGCTGTCCGGCGGTACCGCCCAAGCCCGAGAACATGGTCTTCCAGCCGAGCGCGGCGGCCTGCCAGCAGGCGGGGTTCCGGGCCTGCAAGCGGTGCCGCCCCGACACCAGCCCCGGATCCCCGGAGTGGAACCAGCGCGCCGACGCAGTGGCCCGCGCCATGCGGCTGATCGCCGACGGGACCGTGGACCGGGAGGGCGTGCCCGGCCTCGCCGCCCGGCTCGGCTACAGCACCCGGCAGGTGGAACGCCAACTGCTCGCCGAACTGGGCGCCGGCCCCCTCGCCCTCGCCCGGGCCCAGCGCGCCCAGACCGCGCGGCTGCTCATCGAGACGACGGCCCTGCCGATGACGGAGATCGCCTTCGCCGCCGGGTTCTCCTCCGTCCGCTCCTTCAACGACACGGTGCGCGAGGTCTTCGCCCTCGCCCCGAGCGACCTGCGTGCCCGTGCGCCGCGGCGCACTCCCGGCACCCCCACGAGCGCCCCCGGCGGCACTCCCGGCGCGCTGTCCCTGCGCCTGCCGTTCCGCGCCCCGCTCAACCCCGACAACCTCTTCGGCCACCTCGCCGCGACCGCCGTACCCGGCGTGGAGGAGTGGCGGGACGGCGCCTACCGGCGCACGCTGCGGCTGCCGTACGGGCACGGCGTCGTGGCCCTGGCCCCGCGGCCCGACCACATCGCCTGCCGCCTCACCCTCACCGACCCGCGCGACCTCACCGTCGCCATCAGCCGCTGCCGCCGGCTGCTCGACCTGGACGCCGACCCGGTGGCCGTCGACGACCGGCTGCGCACCGACCCGGTGCTCGCCCCGCTGGTCGACAAGGCGCCCGGCCGCCGGGTCCCGCGTACGGTCGACGAGGCGGAGTTCGCCCTCCGGGCCGTGCTCGGCCAGCAGGTCTCCACGGCCGCCGCCCGCACCCACGCGGCCCGGCTGGTCGTCGCGCACGGCGAACCGGTGGACGACCCGGACCCCGAAGGCGGCCTCACCCACCTCTTCCCGTCTCCCGAGGCGCTCGCCGACCTGGACCCCGAGACCCTGGCCATGCCCCGCACCCGCCGGACCACCTTCACCACCCTGGTCCGCCGGCTCGCCGACGGCGACCTCCGGCTGGGCGTCGGGAGCGACTGGCCCGAGACCCGCGAGAAACTCCTCGCCCTGCCCGGCTTCGGCCCCTGGACGGCCGACGTCATCGCCCTGCGCGCCCTGGGCGACCCCGACGCCTTCCTCCCCACCGACCTCGGCATCCGCCGCGCCGCCCGCGAACTCGGCCTGCCGTCCACCCCGGCCGCGCTCACCGCACGCGCGGCGGCCTGGCGGCCCTGGCGGGCGTACGCGGTCCAGTACCTGTGGGCGACGGACGACCACCCGATCAACTTCCTGCCGGCCTGA